One stretch of Chitinophaga pendula DNA includes these proteins:
- a CDS encoding SusC/RagA family TonB-linked outer membrane protein, translated as MKRRLRLTKVCVSAGLAFSLLCADSAYMTAAAYAASSSNANYFNDISGTVKDSQGNPLPGVTIVIKNSKKGVKSGADGRFVINANEGDVLVFSFVGFLSQEVTVSGNNSLNIVLQDNVKGLNELVVTALGIRKAERSVGYAVSKVSGGEFTKAREISVANALVGKVAGVNSTAPATGAGGSSRVTIRGNTSLNGDNQPLYVVNGMPLNNENMGNATKWGGSDLGDGISSINPDDIESMTVLKGGAAAALYGQRGRNGVILITTKGGKARKGLGVELNSNVMIDKINDFTDWQDQYGSGSRGIKPTTLDQARTNGLQSWGAKLDGSDVMLFNGQTGKYTAQSKDNLKDFYKTGVTYTNSIAFSGGNENTTFRLGLGDLRSSSVYPNSKYNRTNVNLSVGFKLSDKWSGDVNITYSKETGKNRPNLSDAPGNGNYGILFLPPNIKGSLLAPGYDAVGNEISASSDVYTTNPYFAANKFQNNTQKDRVLGVASLRYQALSWLYIQGRITNDFFAFNGTSITPTGTAYFPDGRIDLERNYQFNETNMDLLVGANKEIAKDLNLGVTLGGNLLKMQAKDNRLAASALAFRGLYSPATAGVLRSTQFQQPRKDVQSLYGSVELSYKSTFYVSITDRNDWSSTLPKGNNSYNYPSVNASYVFSEHLKSSFLDFGKIRAGYAMVGGDADVFKTQLYYNTFGAIGSAALGNLSNELPNPKLEPLKVKELELGAELKFLNNRLGIDFTWYNKQTLNDIVAGTVSRASGFQTALVNVGKIDNKGVEVLVTGVPVRTKNFNWTTSVNFAHNKNTVVQLAEGQNFMLTGEARTENGYIQQRVGQTYAQIMAFDYKRDAKGTIVLDASGLPLQGNLISMGTGIQPTTGGWSNDVSYKNLTLSFLIDFKSGGKIYSGSNARAYQNGLHKETLPGRDGGVTVKGVDEKGVAVEKTVNAQDYYNRLFQISSLYVYDASFIKFRSVSLTYNFPASAFNNKIQGLSLSLVGRNLFYFKKNTPNIDPEANYTNTNAQGLEYGGLPSTRSFGVNLNVKF; from the coding sequence ATGAAAAGAAGATTACGGCTTACAAAAGTATGCGTATCTGCGGGATTGGCTTTCAGCCTGCTTTGTGCAGACAGCGCGTATATGACAGCTGCTGCCTATGCGGCTTCGTCATCAAATGCCAACTATTTCAATGACATCAGCGGTACTGTAAAAGATAGCCAGGGTAATCCGCTCCCCGGCGTTACCATCGTAATAAAGAACAGTAAAAAAGGGGTAAAATCAGGGGCAGACGGCAGATTTGTTATCAATGCCAATGAAGGTGATGTATTGGTATTCAGCTTTGTTGGTTTTTTAAGCCAGGAAGTAACTGTAAGCGGGAATAATAGTCTGAACATAGTATTACAGGATAATGTAAAGGGATTAAATGAGCTGGTAGTAACAGCCTTGGGTATACGTAAAGCAGAGCGTAGTGTAGGTTATGCTGTATCAAAGGTGAGCGGTGGTGAGTTCACCAAAGCCCGTGAGATCAGTGTAGCGAATGCGCTGGTAGGTAAGGTAGCAGGTGTAAACAGTACTGCTCCTGCTACGGGTGCGGGTGGTTCTTCCCGCGTAACGATCCGTGGTAATACCTCTCTGAACGGGGATAACCAACCGCTATATGTGGTAAATGGTATGCCGCTGAATAATGAGAACATGGGTAATGCAACTAAATGGGGTGGATCTGATCTTGGCGATGGTATCTCCAGCATTAACCCGGATGATATAGAAAGCATGACGGTTCTGAAAGGCGGTGCTGCTGCGGCGCTGTATGGCCAGCGCGGCCGTAACGGTGTGATCCTGATCACAACTAAAGGTGGTAAAGCCCGTAAAGGGCTCGGAGTAGAGCTGAACAGTAACGTGATGATAGATAAGATCAACGACTTCACCGATTGGCAAGATCAATACGGATCCGGTAGCCGGGGTATCAAACCTACTACCCTGGATCAGGCCCGTACAAATGGGTTGCAATCCTGGGGTGCTAAACTGGATGGATCTGATGTGATGCTGTTCAATGGCCAGACCGGTAAATACACTGCACAAAGCAAAGACAATCTGAAAGACTTCTACAAAACAGGCGTTACTTATACTAACTCCATTGCATTCTCCGGTGGTAATGAAAACACCACATTCCGTCTGGGTCTGGGAGATTTGCGCAGTTCTTCCGTATATCCGAATTCCAAATATAACCGTACCAACGTCAACCTGTCAGTAGGTTTTAAACTGTCAGATAAATGGAGTGGTGATGTGAATATCACTTATTCTAAAGAGACTGGTAAGAACCGTCCTAACCTGAGTGATGCTCCCGGTAACGGTAACTATGGTATTCTTTTCCTGCCCCCCAACATCAAGGGTTCTTTGTTAGCTCCCGGTTATGATGCGGTAGGTAATGAGATCAGCGCCAGCAGCGATGTATATACTACCAACCCTTACTTTGCTGCCAACAAGTTCCAGAACAACACGCAAAAAGACCGTGTACTGGGCGTAGCCAGTCTGCGCTACCAGGCGCTGAGCTGGTTGTATATCCAGGGTCGTATTACCAATGACTTCTTTGCCTTCAATGGTACCTCCATCACTCCTACCGGTACTGCTTACTTCCCTGATGGCCGTATTGACCTGGAGCGTAACTACCAGTTCAACGAAACCAACATGGACCTGTTAGTAGGCGCCAACAAGGAAATCGCAAAGGACCTGAACTTAGGTGTAACATTAGGTGGTAACCTGTTGAAAATGCAGGCAAAAGACAACCGTCTTGCTGCCAGTGCACTGGCTTTCCGCGGACTTTACAGCCCTGCTACTGCAGGTGTATTGAGGTCTACCCAGTTCCAGCAACCCCGTAAGGATGTGCAATCCCTCTACGGATCTGTGGAGTTGTCTTATAAGAGCACTTTCTACGTGAGCATTACTGACCGTAATGACTGGTCCAGCACGCTGCCTAAAGGCAATAACTCCTACAATTATCCTTCTGTAAATGCTTCATATGTGTTCAGCGAGCATCTCAAGTCTTCCTTCCTTGATTTTGGTAAGATCAGAGCAGGTTATGCTATGGTAGGTGGCGATGCGGATGTATTCAAAACACAACTGTACTACAATACTTTCGGTGCGATCGGTTCTGCTGCATTGGGTAATCTGAGCAATGAGCTGCCCAATCCGAAACTGGAGCCACTGAAAGTAAAAGAGCTGGAATTAGGTGCTGAATTGAAATTCCTGAATAACAGATTGGGTATCGACTTTACCTGGTATAACAAACAAACACTGAATGACATCGTAGCAGGTACGGTATCCAGGGCTTCCGGTTTCCAGACTGCACTGGTGAACGTAGGTAAGATCGACAACAAAGGGGTGGAAGTATTGGTAACAGGTGTTCCTGTACGGACTAAAAACTTCAACTGGACTACCAGTGTGAACTTTGCACATAACAAAAATACCGTGGTACAACTGGCAGAAGGACAGAACTTCATGCTGACAGGTGAAGCCCGTACAGAAAATGGCTATATCCAGCAGCGTGTAGGTCAGACCTATGCACAGATCATGGCTTTCGATTACAAACGTGATGCTAAAGGCACTATCGTATTGGATGCGAGCGGTCTGCCGCTGCAAGGTAACCTGATCTCTATGGGTACCGGTATTCAACCGACCACGGGTGGATGGAGCAATGATGTTTCTTACAAGAACCTGACCCTCTCCTTCCTGATCGATTTCAAATCTGGTGGTAAGATCTATTCTGGTAGTAATGCCAGAGCTTACCAGAATGGTCTGCACAAAGAAACACTGCCCGGCCGTGACGGTGGTGTGACTGTAAAAGGTGTGGATGAAAAAGGTGTAGCTGTGGAAAAAACAGTAAATGCACAGGATTATTATAACAGGTTATTCCAGATCTCTTCCTTGTATGTATATGATGCATCTTTCATCAAGTTCCGTTCTGTGAGCCTGACTTACAATTTCCCGGCTAGCGCTTTCAACAACAAGATCCAGGGTCTGAGCTTATCACTGGTAGGACGTAACCTCTTCTACTTTAAGAAGAACACACCTAACATTGATCCGGAGGCTAACTACACCAACACCAACGCTCAAGGTTTGGAATATGGTGGGTTACCCAGCACCCGTTCTTTTGGTGTGAACCTCAATGTGAAGTTCTAA
- a CDS encoding SusD/RagB family nutrient-binding outer membrane lipoprotein — translation MKASVYKTLLLLAIPTATLLTGCTKNFEDINTDKNQATPDTYKPEYNLTRAQLEFSGNNDFSYDTWRVNIIYCGMMTQQLANVTWYAGDKYMSNPAHSAASFDVAYNDQVKYIVDMINLTKNKPQYSNLHQIGRIMRAFIMHRLTDIYGDIPYSEAGRGYSDRILTPKYDKQEDIYRDMLKELDEATKALDATKDVVGKNDLIYGGNPDKWKRLGYSLMVRLGMRLSKIDGPAAKTWVEKAAQGGIITGNEENAYIQHDLGGGRVTVNRNSNVLGSGGPDDYNATGWDRSKSAKTEVFLSKTFIDYLKNNNDPRLQYMALVRGSGVTTPSAQIGLPNGYDINGGATDIKTAPNYPGDLLNYSTIRGDVLLKPTGITVFLTYGQTELLLAEAAQRGWNVGGSAADHYNKGVTASMQQLAQYDAKANIGDAAIQAYLAAHPYDGAKGLEQINSQYWVASFLDWYEVWSNWRRSGYPVLVPVNYVGNATGGTIPRRLPYPTAEIAANNTNYAAAVARQGSDVMTTRMWWDKQ, via the coding sequence ATGAAAGCATCAGTATATAAAACATTACTACTTCTGGCGATCCCCACAGCTACGCTGTTGACCGGATGTACCAAAAATTTCGAAGATATCAATACCGATAAGAACCAGGCTACTCCTGATACTTATAAACCAGAATATAACCTGACGCGTGCTCAGTTAGAGTTTTCCGGTAACAATGACTTCAGTTATGATACCTGGCGTGTGAACATCATCTATTGCGGGATGATGACACAACAACTGGCTAACGTTACCTGGTATGCCGGCGACAAGTATATGAGCAATCCGGCTCACTCTGCCGCTTCTTTTGATGTGGCTTATAATGATCAGGTGAAGTACATCGTGGATATGATCAATCTTACGAAGAACAAGCCACAGTACAGCAACCTGCACCAGATCGGGCGTATTATGCGTGCCTTTATCATGCACCGTCTGACTGATATTTACGGCGATATTCCTTATTCTGAAGCAGGCCGTGGTTATTCTGATCGTATCCTGACACCGAAGTATGACAAACAGGAAGATATCTACCGCGATATGCTGAAGGAGCTGGATGAAGCTACTAAGGCGCTGGATGCTACCAAAGATGTAGTAGGTAAAAACGACCTGATCTATGGGGGTAATCCTGACAAGTGGAAACGACTTGGTTATTCGCTGATGGTGCGTCTGGGTATGCGTCTCAGTAAGATAGACGGTCCTGCTGCCAAGACATGGGTAGAGAAAGCGGCGCAAGGTGGTATCATCACCGGTAATGAAGAAAATGCTTATATACAGCATGATCTGGGTGGTGGCCGTGTTACCGTGAACAGGAATAGTAATGTGCTGGGCTCCGGTGGTCCTGACGATTATAACGCTACCGGCTGGGACAGAAGCAAAAGTGCAAAAACAGAGGTATTCCTTAGCAAGACCTTCATCGATTATCTGAAAAACAATAACGATCCACGCCTCCAGTATATGGCATTGGTTCGTGGCAGTGGTGTAACTACCCCATCTGCACAGATCGGCTTACCTAACGGTTACGATATCAACGGCGGTGCCACCGACATCAAAACAGCGCCTAACTACCCCGGAGATCTGCTGAACTATTCCACTATCCGTGGAGACGTATTACTGAAACCTACTGGTATCACAGTGTTCCTGACCTATGGTCAGACCGAATTACTGTTGGCTGAAGCAGCACAACGCGGATGGAACGTAGGTGGAAGTGCAGCTGATCACTATAATAAAGGTGTAACGGCCTCCATGCAGCAACTGGCTCAGTATGATGCAAAGGCCAACATTGGAGATGCAGCGATACAAGCTTACCTGGCAGCTCATCCTTATGATGGTGCTAAAGGGCTGGAGCAAATCAACAGCCAGTACTGGGTAGCCAGCTTCTTGGACTGGTATGAAGTATGGTCTAACTGGAGAAGAAGTGGTTATCCGGTATTAGTACCTGTGAACTATGTAGGTAATGCTACCGGTGGTACTATTCCGCGCAGACTGCCTTATCCTACTGCTGAAATAGCAGCTAACAATACCAACTACGCGGCAGCTGTTGCCAGACAAGGCTCAGATGTGATGACGACCCGTATGTGGTGGGATAAGCAATAA
- a CDS encoding SPFH domain-containing protein, which produces MEKIIKPVSGFLAFALSVVSLPICIYCFVLFGESHSAVFLWLGILSFLFFLFMAKGIMIISPNHSRVLTFFGKYTGSVKENGLMWVNPLYKSYNISLRSQNLNGQQLKVNDKLGNPIEIAAVIVWRVQDTYRAAFEVANFQQYVQTQSEAAVRHLAVSYAYDQMEDEQADITLRDGGDKVNEMLEKELNDRLAPAGIMVMEARISHLAYAPEIAGAMLQRQQATAIVAARSKIVEGAVGMVEMALAKLSEKQIVELDEERKAAMVSNLLVVLCGESKVSPVVNAGTLHP; this is translated from the coding sequence ATGGAAAAAATTATTAAACCGGTATCTGGTTTTCTCGCATTTGCCTTATCTGTGGTCTCCTTACCTATTTGTATTTATTGTTTTGTATTGTTTGGAGAAAGTCATTCCGCTGTTTTCCTTTGGTTGGGAATATTGTCATTCCTGTTTTTCCTTTTTATGGCCAAGGGGATTATGATCATTAGTCCTAACCATTCCCGTGTGCTGACCTTTTTCGGTAAGTATACCGGCAGTGTAAAGGAAAACGGATTAATGTGGGTAAACCCACTGTATAAGAGTTACAACATATCCTTACGTTCGCAGAACCTGAACGGCCAGCAGCTGAAAGTGAATGATAAGCTGGGGAATCCGATCGAGATTGCGGCGGTGATCGTATGGCGGGTACAAGACACTTACCGGGCAGCCTTTGAGGTAGCTAACTTTCAGCAGTATGTGCAGACGCAAAGTGAGGCGGCGGTACGTCATCTGGCGGTAAGTTATGCTTATGATCAGATGGAAGACGAGCAAGCGGATATTACGCTTCGTGACGGTGGGGATAAAGTAAATGAGATGTTGGAAAAGGAGTTAAATGACCGGCTGGCTCCTGCTGGTATTATGGTAATGGAAGCGCGTATCAGTCATCTGGCATATGCACCGGAGATTGCTGGTGCTATGCTGCAACGTCAGCAGGCTACAGCTATTGTAGCGGCAAGGTCGAAGATTGTGGAAGGTGCTGTGGGAATGGTTGAAATGGCGCTTGCCAAATTATCTGAGAAACAGATCGTAGAATTGGATGAAGAGCGTAAAGCGGCTATGGTGTCGAACCTGCTGGTGGTACTTTGCGGAGAATCCAAGGTAAGCCCTGTTGTGAATGCGGGTACTTTACATCCATAA
- a CDS encoding Arc family DNA-binding protein, which yields MSEKKTFVLRIDSKTYEAIEKWAGDEFRSVNGQLEWIIHQALKSASRMPKKEEVEKKGKKG from the coding sequence ATGTCTGAGAAGAAAACATTTGTATTAAGGATCGACTCAAAGACCTATGAGGCCATTGAGAAGTGGGCAGGAGATGAATTTCGGAGCGTTAACGGGCAATTGGAATGGATTATCCACCAGGCGTTAAAAAGTGCATCTCGAATGCCCAAGAAGGAAGAGGTAGAGAAAAAAGGGAAAAAGGGATAA
- a CDS encoding M1 family metallopeptidase — translation MTKSKFCLLLATCFATAASAQNPGSNHGNRFEQLGTMIQDPNMYRSASGAPGPKYWQQRADYDISAELDDARQKLTGSETITYYNNSPDPLTYLWLQLDENEHDPKSDNQSFDGSKMSEKMSMRAVNALLGGNKDLGVRIVKIVDAAGKALPYTINQTMMRIDLPKALMPGEKYKFKVDWWYNVSNRMTEGGRGGYEYFPEDGNYLYTMTQWYPRLAVYSDFQGWQNKQFTGRGEFALTFGNFRVRMTVPADHIIGATGECQNYKEVLTGAQFQRWQQAQSAKEPVEVVTLDEVKQMMKNKSANRKTWVYEAQNVRDFAWVSSRRIVWDAMATQVEGKKTMAMSYYGPEAYPLYRRFSTKVVAHTIKTYSKHTIPYPYPVAISVEAANGMEYPMICFNYGRAEKDGTYSEATKNGMIGVIIHEVGHNFFPMIVNSDERQWSWMDEGLNTFTQFLTEQEWDNNFPSQRGPAHKIVDYMKMPKDQLEPIMTNSENIILFGPNAYSKPATALNILRETVMGRELFDFAFREYARRWAFKHPTPADFFRTMEDASAVDLDWFWRGWFFGIEPVDIALDSVKWYRLDNHDPSVNNPERKAAYDKDIDHIARQRNKAEGIKFAVDQDTSLQDFYVKWDRFAVNNTDKAAFTEFTNGLSPEEKKLYDSKKNFYELTFTNKGGLVMPLIIEWTFADGTKETDRISAYIWRKNEYEVKKLFAKDKEVVAVKLDPLRETADIDEDNNNWPRQANPSRFELFKQSVAPRGSSSGGTNPMQRAKTNQ, via the coding sequence ATGACAAAGAGCAAATTCTGCCTGCTACTGGCAACCTGCTTTGCTACCGCTGCCAGTGCACAAAATCCGGGCTCCAACCATGGTAACCGATTTGAGCAACTAGGTACCATGATCCAAGACCCTAATATGTACCGGTCCGCTTCCGGCGCTCCCGGACCTAAATACTGGCAACAAAGGGCCGATTACGATATCTCTGCCGAACTGGACGATGCCAGGCAGAAACTCACCGGCTCCGAGACCATCACCTATTATAACAACTCTCCTGACCCGCTCACCTACCTGTGGCTGCAGCTCGACGAAAATGAGCACGACCCCAAAAGCGACAACCAAAGCTTTGATGGTAGCAAAATGAGTGAGAAGATGAGCATGCGCGCCGTCAACGCCCTCCTCGGTGGCAACAAAGACCTGGGAGTAAGGATCGTGAAGATCGTCGATGCTGCCGGGAAAGCATTGCCCTATACGATCAACCAGACCATGATGCGTATAGACCTGCCTAAAGCACTGATGCCGGGAGAAAAATATAAGTTCAAAGTAGACTGGTGGTACAATGTGTCTAACCGTATGACAGAAGGTGGCCGCGGTGGATATGAATACTTCCCCGAAGATGGCAACTATCTCTATACCATGACACAGTGGTATCCAAGATTAGCGGTATACTCCGACTTCCAGGGCTGGCAGAATAAACAATTCACCGGCAGGGGCGAGTTCGCACTCACATTCGGCAACTTTCGCGTCCGCATGACCGTACCGGCAGACCATATCATCGGCGCTACCGGTGAATGCCAGAACTACAAGGAAGTATTAACCGGCGCTCAATTCCAGCGCTGGCAACAGGCTCAGTCCGCAAAAGAACCGGTAGAGGTCGTAACCCTGGATGAAGTAAAGCAGATGATGAAAAATAAATCTGCCAACCGCAAAACCTGGGTTTACGAAGCACAGAATGTACGCGATTTCGCCTGGGTATCCTCCAGACGTATTGTATGGGATGCCATGGCCACACAGGTAGAAGGCAAAAAAACAATGGCCATGTCCTACTACGGTCCCGAAGCCTACCCCTTGTACCGCCGCTTCTCTACCAAAGTAGTCGCTCATACCATAAAAACATACTCCAAACATACCATTCCATACCCCTACCCGGTAGCCATTTCAGTAGAAGCTGCCAACGGCATGGAGTACCCTATGATCTGTTTTAACTATGGAAGAGCTGAAAAAGATGGTACCTATTCCGAAGCTACCAAAAATGGGATGATCGGCGTGATTATTCACGAAGTGGGACATAACTTCTTCCCCATGATCGTCAACTCCGATGAGCGCCAGTGGAGCTGGATGGATGAAGGCCTTAATACCTTCACACAGTTCCTTACCGAACAGGAATGGGATAATAACTTCCCATCCCAACGCGGCCCGGCTCATAAGATCGTAGACTATATGAAAATGCCCAAAGACCAACTGGAGCCAATCATGACCAATTCCGAAAATATCATCCTGTTCGGTCCTAACGCATACTCAAAACCTGCCACCGCCCTGAATATCCTCCGGGAAACAGTAATGGGACGCGAACTCTTTGACTTCGCATTCCGTGAATATGCACGCCGCTGGGCATTTAAACACCCTACACCGGCAGACTTCTTCCGCACCATGGAAGATGCCTCCGCCGTGGACCTGGACTGGTTCTGGAGAGGATGGTTCTTTGGTATCGAACCCGTAGATATTGCCCTCGACAGCGTTAAATGGTATCGCCTGGATAACCACGATCCAAGTGTAAACAACCCGGAAAGAAAAGCTGCTTATGATAAAGATATAGACCACATAGCCCGTCAACGTAATAAAGCAGAAGGGATCAAATTTGCAGTAGATCAGGATACCAGCTTGCAGGATTTTTATGTGAAATGGGATCGCTTTGCTGTCAACAACACAGATAAAGCCGCCTTTACAGAATTCACAAATGGCCTGTCTCCGGAAGAGAAAAAACTGTATGACAGCAAAAAGAACTTTTACGAACTGACATTCACCAACAAAGGAGGACTCGTAATGCCGCTGATCATCGAGTGGACATTTGCAGATGGTACAAAAGAAACAGACCGTATCTCTGCCTACATCTGGCGGAAGAATGAATATGAAGTGAAAAAGTTGTTTGCTAAAGATAAAGAAGTGGTAGCCGTGAAACTGGATCCATTACGTGAAACGGCAGATATCGATGAAGACAACAACAACTGGCCACGCCAGGCAAATCCTTCCCGCTTCGAATTGTTTAAACAATCCGTGGCACCCAGAGGTAGCTCCTCCGGCGGTACCAACCCCATGCAGCGGGCAAAAACGAATCAGTAA
- a CDS encoding HupE/UreJ family protein: MSEFDLYFQLGWQHIVDWEGYDHILFVTALCAIYLLRDWRKVLILVTAFTLGHSITLALSVLNIVRIPGDLIEFLIPVTIFITAFSNVLRKEDQPGKVQLNYLFALFFGLIHGLGFSNYLKSLLGSQTNIVQPLLAFNIGLEFGQILIVAVVLLLSGIIVNISGVKRRDWNMFISAAIFGIAFMMSVERFRSLLVGA, from the coding sequence ATGAGTGAATTCGACTTGTACTTTCAACTGGGTTGGCAGCATATTGTAGATTGGGAAGGTTACGATCATATTCTCTTCGTCACAGCGTTATGCGCCATATACCTGTTAAGGGACTGGCGAAAAGTATTGATCCTGGTTACAGCATTTACCCTCGGACACTCCATTACGCTCGCCTTAAGTGTGTTAAATATTGTCCGTATACCAGGTGACCTGATCGAATTCCTGATACCTGTAACTATATTTATTACAGCTTTTTCTAATGTGCTGCGTAAAGAAGATCAACCAGGAAAAGTACAGTTGAACTACCTTTTTGCTCTTTTCTTCGGACTGATACACGGACTGGGCTTTTCCAACTACCTGAAGAGTTTGTTGGGCTCCCAGACAAATATTGTACAGCCCTTGCTTGCCTTTAATATTGGGCTTGAATTTGGCCAGATATTGATAGTCGCCGTAGTATTGCTGCTGTCAGGTATTATCGTAAATATTTCCGGCGTAAAACGCCGGGATTGGAATATGTTTATTTCTGCCGCCATTTTCGGTATTGCCTTTATGATGTCTGTCGAACGGTTCCGCTCCTTATTGGTAGGCGCCTGA
- a CDS encoding DUF6702 family protein, producing MGLLLCKWWVAAWLTFFHPFYVSVTEVRHNASRQTLEISCRIFADDLENALKSQYKVPFDIIHPADRKKANELLYRYLGQHLRLTVNDQPVTYQFVGYQIEEDAAWCFLEVTHVAQPVKLGIRNDILYLEHSSQVNMIHVIVNNQRKSTKLDNPEASTVFNF from the coding sequence GTGGGGCTATTATTATGCAAATGGTGGGTTGCTGCGTGGTTGACCTTTTTTCACCCATTCTATGTCAGTGTAACGGAGGTAAGGCATAATGCCAGCCGTCAGACGTTGGAGATCAGTTGCCGTATATTTGCGGACGACCTGGAAAACGCCTTAAAATCACAATATAAAGTCCCTTTTGACATCATTCATCCGGCAGACCGGAAGAAGGCGAATGAGTTGCTTTATCGTTATTTAGGGCAGCATTTGCGACTTACGGTGAATGACCAGCCGGTAACTTACCAGTTTGTTGGTTATCAGATTGAGGAAGATGCTGCCTGGTGTTTTCTGGAAGTGACTCATGTTGCCCAACCGGTTAAACTCGGTATACGTAATGATATTCTCTACCTGGAACATTCTTCCCAGGTGAATATGATACATGTTATTGTCAACAATCAGCGGAAGAGTACTAAACTCGACAATCCGGAGGCCAGTACTGTCTTTAACTTTTAG
- a CDS encoding phenylacetate--CoA ligase family protein, translating into MYIPDIELRSKTAIRQFQEKEILQLLRYLQQCSPFYREWLAKHNITPDDIRSLNDLKRIPPVGKEELQQRNWDFLCVDKSKIAEYTTTSGTLGRPVILPLTAKDLERLSYNEYISFCCADGSNDDIYQLMLTLDRQFMAGMAYYTGIRKLGAGVLRVGPGVPSLQWENIQRIQPTTIVAVPSFIVKLIAFAREHNIDINATSVKKAICIGENIRNTDFSLNVLGKKITEQWSIQLYSTYASTEMQTAFTECKTGQGGHHHPELLYVELLDEDNNPVAPGQEGEVTITTLGVEAMPLLRYKTGDICTYTEEPCACGRNTLRLSPVIGRKKQMIKYKGTTLYPPALFDLLNDMEEIREFVVEVFSNELGTDEILLHLWPTQETEETDRKIRSYLQAKLRVIPQVQYHNQAAIMKMLFPENTRKPIKFVDNRTSGLS; encoded by the coding sequence ATGTACATCCCGGATATAGAATTAAGATCAAAAACTGCAATAAGACAGTTTCAGGAAAAAGAAATATTGCAATTACTGCGCTACCTGCAGCAATGCTCCCCATTTTACAGAGAATGGCTGGCCAAACACAATATTACCCCGGATGATATCCGCTCGCTTAATGACCTCAAACGGATCCCCCCGGTCGGAAAAGAAGAATTACAACAGCGTAACTGGGATTTCCTGTGCGTCGATAAAAGTAAGATCGCTGAATATACCACCACCTCAGGTACCTTAGGACGACCCGTAATATTACCACTTACCGCTAAAGATCTCGAGCGGCTGAGTTATAACGAATATATCTCCTTCTGCTGCGCAGATGGTTCCAATGATGATATCTACCAGTTAATGCTGACCCTGGACAGGCAGTTCATGGCCGGCATGGCATATTATACCGGTATCAGAAAACTGGGAGCGGGCGTATTGAGAGTAGGACCAGGTGTTCCCTCCCTCCAATGGGAGAATATACAACGGATACAACCCACCACCATCGTAGCCGTCCCTTCGTTTATTGTAAAACTGATCGCTTTCGCCCGGGAACATAACATAGATATCAACGCCACCTCCGTGAAGAAAGCCATCTGTATCGGCGAAAACATCCGCAATACCGATTTCTCACTAAATGTATTGGGTAAAAAGATCACCGAACAATGGAGCATCCAGCTGTATTCCACCTACGCCTCCACAGAGATGCAGACGGCCTTCACCGAATGTAAGACCGGACAGGGAGGACACCACCACCCTGAATTACTCTATGTAGAACTGCTCGATGAAGATAATAACCCGGTAGCACCAGGGCAGGAAGGAGAAGTGACCATCACCACACTGGGAGTAGAAGCAATGCCACTATTGAGATATAAGACCGGTGATATCTGTACCTACACAGAAGAACCCTGCGCCTGTGGACGTAATACACTGCGGCTATCTCCCGTAATTGGCCGGAAGAAACAGATGATCAAATATAAAGGCACTACCTTATACCCACCTGCTTTGTTCGACCTGTTAAACGATATGGAGGAAATCAGGGAATTTGTGGTAGAAGTGTTCTCTAACGAACTGGGAACAGACGAAATACTGTTACATCTCTGGCCCACACAGGAAACAGAAGAGACAGACCGTAAGATCCGTTCTTACCTGCAAGCCAAGCTAAGGGTAATACCCCAGGTGCAATACCATAACCAGGCAGCCATCATGAAAATGCTATTCCCGGAAAATACCCGTAAGCCTATCAAATTCGTCGATAACCGTACCTCCGGTCTCTCTTAA
- the acpS gene encoding holo-ACP synthase — translation MIYGIGTDIIEVARVEDKIRRVKGFRETIFSTAEITYCEQQAAPYQSYAARFAAKEAFLKALGTGWGHGNLHFNEVEIVNDKYGKPILHLVGDAADKLASLQIKCIHASLSHIKDTAMAMVIVEV, via the coding sequence ATGATATATGGTATAGGTACCGATATAATAGAAGTGGCAAGAGTGGAAGATAAAATACGCCGGGTGAAAGGATTCCGCGAAACAATCTTCTCCACCGCCGAGATCACCTACTGCGAACAGCAGGCAGCTCCTTATCAAAGTTATGCCGCCCGCTTTGCTGCCAAAGAGGCTTTCCTCAAAGCATTGGGTACCGGCTGGGGACATGGGAACCTGCACTTCAATGAAGTGGAAATCGTAAATGATAAATATGGAAAACCCATCCTCCACCTGGTAGGAGATGCCGCCGATAAATTGGCATCCCTGCAGATCAAATGTATCCATGCCAGCCTGTCTCATATAAAAGACACCGCCATGGCCATGGTAATTGTCGAAGTCTGA